Proteins co-encoded in one Ziziphus jujuba cultivar Dongzao chromosome 9, ASM3175591v1 genomic window:
- the LOC107426199 gene encoding uncharacterized protein LOC107426199 — protein MQSRRRASDSTDHIDGCFEIEGERLASLLQSINKRVELARHVDGKSLPEKFWLKQQFSIGVNDVTRVLERMKPNPEMGTHSAICKPKASSSVQLQAVLLASDCKPWWLTKHLPSLAMSRKVPLIFVKDNNGASLRLGELVKLKTTIAIGIKAKGNSINQLLVEILEENSSQPCNDLMNLGTDGLNSTEMEPLI, from the exons ATGCAGAGTAGAAGAAGAGCTTCTGATTCTACAGACCATATCGATGGTTGCTTCGAGATTGAGGGTGAACGACTCGCTTCCCTGCTCCAATCAATCAACAA AAGAGTAGAGTTAGCAAGACATGTTGATGGGAAGTCTTTACCTGAGAAGTTTTGGTTAAAG cAACAATTCTCAATTGGGGTCAATGACGTTACTCGAGTTCTTGAACGTATGAAGCCAAATCCTGAGATGGGCACTCACTCAGCCATCTGCAAACCTAAAGCATCTTCTTCTGTTCAGCTTCAG GCTGTATTACTAGCTTCTGATTGCAAGCCATGGTGGCTTACAAAGCATCTACCGAGTTTGGCCATGTCGAGGAAAGTGCCATTGATCTTTGTCAAAGATAATAACGGGGCTTCCTTAAGATTAGGTGAACTTGTCAAACTCAAAACAACAATTGCAATAGGAATAAAG GCGAAAGGAAATTCCATCAATCAACTCCTAGTGGAAATTCTTGAAGAAAATTCTTCGCAGCCCTGCAATGATTTAATGAATCTTGGAACTGATGGCCTGAACTCTACTGAGATGGAACCGCTAATCTGA
- the LOC107426197 gene encoding protein translocase subunit SecA, chloroplastic, with protein MACTLCESSLLKHYPSVSRLSSVNNFHRKPSLGSSFLGSKSVKVLDFSGKTWKLVGEKRRRRRIPTVGALGGLLGGIFKGTDTGESTRQRYAATVSVINGLEAQMSALSDVELRDKTSVLKERAQQGESLDSLLPEAFAVVREASRRVLGLRPFDVQLIGGMVLHKGEIAEMRTGEGKTLVAILPAYLNALAGNGVHVVTVNDYLARRDCEWVGQVPRFLGMKVGLIQQNMTSEQRKENYLCDITYVTNSELGFDYLRDNLATSVEELVLRGFHYCVIDEVDSILIDEARTPLIISGPAEKPSDRYYKAAKIASAFERDIHYTVDEKQKTVLLSEQGYEDAEEILDVKDLYDPREQWASYVLNAIKAKELFLRDVNYIIRGTEVLIVDEFTGRVMQGRRWSDGLHQAVEAKEGLPIQNETVTLASISYQNFFLQFPKLCGMTGTAATESTEFESIYKLKVTVVPTNKPMIRKDESDVVFRAASGKWRAVVVEISRMHKTGRPVLVGTTSVEQSDSLSEQLQEAGIPHEVLNAKPENVEREAEIVAQSGRLGAVTIATNMAGRGTDIILGGNAEFMARLKLREMLMPRVVNPIDGGFVSVKKLPPKKTWKVNEKLFPCKLSNGNAKLAEEAVKLAVETWGQRSLTELEAEERLSYSCEKGPAEDQVIAKLRKAFLEVVKEYKFYTEEERKKVVSAGGLHVVGTERHESRRIDNQLRGRSGRQGDPGSSRFFLSLEDNIFRIFGGDRIQGLMRAFRVEDLPIESKMLTKALDEAQRKVENYFFDIRKQLFEYDEVINSQRDRVYTERRRALESESLQSLIIEYAELTMDDILEANVGSDAPKESWDLDKLIAKLQQYCYLLDDLTPDLLRSECSRYEELQDYLRLRGREAYLQKRDIVENQAPGLMKEAERFLILSNIDRLWKEHLQALKFVQQAVGLRGYAQRDPLIEYKLEGYNLFLEMMGQIRRNVIYSIYQFQPVMVKKDQDQRQDKNSGKFVTNGNGRGNNNLDAVGTLESSPTATSPHGSA; from the exons atggcTTGCACGTTGTGTGAATCGTCCTTGCTCAAACATTACCCCTCTGTTTCTCGTCTGTCTTCCGTCAATAACTTTCACCGTAAACCTTCATTGGGTTCGTCCTTTTTGGGTTCCAAATCCGTTAAAGTGTTGGACTTTTCAGGGAAAACTTGGAAATTGGTTGGCGAGAAGAGGAGGCGGCGGCGAATCCCTACAGTTGGTGCACTGGGAGGATTATTAGGCGGGATTTTCAAAGGGACTGACACTGGGGAGTCCACCAGGCAGCGGTATGCTGCTACTGTTTCTGTCATCAACGGTTTGGAAGCTCAGATGTCGGCATTGTCGGATGTGGAGCTGAGGGACAAGACGTCCGTGTTGAAAGAACGAGCCCAGCAGGGGGAGTCCTTGGATTCTCTCTTACCC GAAGCATTTGCTGTCGTTAGAGAGGCTTCGAGAAGAGTTTTAGGCCTTCGTCCCTTTGATGTCCAACTCATAG GTGGCATGGTTCTTCATAAGGGAGAGATAGCTGAAATGAGAACTGGAGAAGGGAAGACCCTGGTAGCTATTTTACCAGCCTATTTGAATGCCTTGGCTGGAAATGGAGTTCATGTTGTTACTGTGAATGATTATTTGGCCCGCCGAGATTGTGAGTGGGTTGGTCAAGTTCCTCGCTTTCTTGGAATGAAGGTTGGCCTAATTCAAC AGAACATGACAAGcgaacaaagaaaagaaaattatcttTGTGATATCACATATGTCACCAACAGTGAGCTTGGTTTTGATTACTTGAGAGACAATCTTGCCACG AGTGTTGAGGAGCTTGTCTTGAGAGGTTTTCATTACTGTGTAATTGATGAGGTTGATTCCATCCTTATTGATGAAGCCAGAACACCTCTCATCATATCTGGACCTGCAGAAAAACCTAGTGACCGCTATTATAAAGCAGCAAAGATAGCCTCAGCCTTTGAGCGAGATATACATTACACT GTGGATGAAAAGCAAAAAACAGTTCTTCTTTCAGAACAGGGTTATGAAGATGCTGAAGAAATTCTAGATGTAAAAGATTTGTATGATCCACGAGAACAATGGGCTTCATATGTTCTGAATGCAATAAAAGCAAAGGAGCTATTTCTTAGAGATGTAAACTATATCATACGTGGCACAGAGGTTTTGATTGTAGATGAATTTACTGGTCGAGTTATGCag GGAAGGCGATGGAGTGATGGACTTCACCAGGCAGTTGAAGCAAAAGAAGGTTTGCCCATCCAAAATGAAACTGTAACACTGGCTTCAATTAGTTACCAAAACTTCTTTCTCCAG TTCCCAAAACTTTGTGGAATGACTGGTACTGCAGCAACTGAAAGCACAGAATTTGAAAGCATATACAAACTAAAAGTTACAGTTGTGCCTACAAAcaaacctatgattagaaag GATGAGTCTGATGTGGTATTCAGAGCAGCATCAGGAAAGTGGCGAGCAGTTGTGGTAGAGATTTCTAGAATGCATAAGACAGGTCGCCCAGTTCTTGTTGGCACCACTAGCGTCGAGCAGAGTGACTCATTGTCTGAGCAGTTACAAGAAGCTGGGATTCCCCACGAG GTTCTTAATGCAAAACCAGAAAATGTGGAGAGAGAAGCAGAAATTGTAGCTCAGAGTGGTCGGCTAGGGGCAGTGACCATTGCTACCAATATGGCAGGTCGTGGAACAGACATTATCCTTGGTGGTAATGCGGAATTTATGGCGAGGTTGAAACTAAGAGAGATGCTTATGCCAAG AGTTGTTAATCCAATAGATGGAGGTTTCGTATCAGTGAAAAAGCTTCCTCCAAAGAAGACATGGAAg GTCAATGAAAAGTTATTTCCGTGCAAACTATCCAATGGGAATGCCAAGTTGGCTGAGGAAGCTGTTAAGTTAGCTGTTGAAACATGGGGTCAGAGATCGTTGACTGAGCTTGAAGCAGAGGAGCGACTATCTTATTCTTGTGAAAAG GGCCCTGCTGAGGATCAAGTCATTGCCAAGCTGCGCAAGGCCTTTCTGGAAGTTGTTAAAGAATACAAGTTCTACACTGAGGAAGAGAGGAAGAAG GTTGTTTCTGCTGGTGGACTTCACGTAGTGGGAACAGAACGCCACGAATCTCGCCGGATTGACAATCAG CTGCGTGGTCGAAGTGGCAGGCAAGGGGATCCTGGAAGTTCTCGCTTCTTTTTAAGTCTTGAAGATAACATCTTTCGTATATTTGGCGGGGATCGGATTCAG GGTTTGATGAGGGCTTTTAGAGTTGAAGACCTACCTATTGAGTCTAAGATGCTGACCAAAGCACTAGATGAAGCTCAGCGGAAAGTGGAGAATTACTTTTTTGATATAAGGAAGCAGTTATTTGAGTATGATGAGGTAATAAATAGCCAGAGGGACCGTGTTTATACTGAAAGAAGGAGAGCCCTTGAATCGGAAAGTCTCCAATCTCTTATTATTGAATATGCCGAACTGACAATGGATGACATCTTAGAG GCAAATGTTGGTTCAGATGCTCCAAAAGAAAGCTGGGATCTTGATAAACTCATTGCTAAACTTCAGCA GTACTGCTATCTATTAGATGATTTGACACCTGATTTGCTGAGGAGCGAGTGTTCACGTTACGAGGAGTTACAAGATTACCTTCGCCTTCGTGGTCGTGAAGCCTATTTGCAGAAAAGG GATATTGTGGAAAATCAAGCTCCAGGCTTAATGAAGGAAGCTGAGAGATTCTTGATCTTGAGCAATATTGATCGATTGTGGAAAGAACACTTGCAAGCTCTCAAGTTTGTACAACAAGCTGTAGGTTTACGTGGATATGCACAGCGGGATCCACTTATTGAGTATAAGCTTGAAGGGTATAATCTCTTCTTAGAAATGATGGGCCAGATAAGAAGAAATgttatatattctatatatcAG TTTCAACCGGTAATGGTAAAGAAGGATCAGGATCAAAGACAGGATAAGAATTCAGGCAAATTCGTGACCAATGGAAATGGTAGGGGAAACAACAATCTTGATGCAGTAGGTACCCTTGAGTCATCTCCAACAGCCACAAGCCCCCATGGTAGCGCATAA
- the LOC107426174 gene encoding L-cysteine desulfhydrase, whose product MDRDGEDRRSDNDEDGTPTIKIKKPRLDVGHSHWIREEFAHHQLGIARINNGSFGSCPGSVLAAQRAWQLRFLRQPDDFYFKTLPDGILKSRTLIKDLINADHVDEVSLVDNATTAAAIVLQQIGRAFSQGSFCKNDVVVMFHCAFQAIKKSIQAYVVRSGGTVLEIQLPFPVHSRQQIISEFRRGLERAKANGGTVRLAIIDHITSMPSFVIPVRELVQICRDEGVDQVFVDAAHAMGTVPVDVKHLGVDLYVTNLHKWFFCPPSVAVFYCRKSALSSQVHHPVVTQEYGNGLPLESSWIGTRDYSSQLVVPSALEFVKRFEGGLEGIMKRNHDGVVQMGKMLADSWGTILGSPPNMCSSMIMVGLPSRLCINSDDDASRLRSHLRVHCGVEVPTYYHHASPGEGEEQLQDTSPRDKDGFITGYARISYQVYNTVEDYHKFRDAINQLVEDGKVCKFLSAE is encoded by the coding sequence ATGGACAGAGACGGAGAGGACCGTCGCAGCGACAACGACGAGGATGGCACCCCCACGATCAAGATTAAGAAGCCCCGCCTGGACGTCGGCCATTCCCATTGGATCCGAGAAGAGTTCGCACACCACCAGCTGGGCATTGCCCGAATCAACAACGGAAGCTTCGGGAGCTGCCCTGGCTCCGTTCTCGCGGCCCAGCGGGCTTGGCAGCTCCGTTTCCTCCGACAGCCCGACGATTTCTACTTCAAAACGCTCCCCGACGGCATTCTGAAGTCGCGCACCCTCATCAAGGACTTGATCAATGCCGACCACGTGGACGAGGTCTCGCTAGTCGATAACGCCACCACTGCCGCAGCCATAGTCCTTCAGCAGATCGGCCGCGCCTTCTCCCAGGGTTCTTTCTGCAAAAACGACGTCGTGGTGATGTTCCACTGCGCCTTCCAGGCCATCAAGAAATCAATCCAAGCTTACGTGGTCCGCTCCGGCGGCACCGTCCTGGAGATTCAGCTGCCATTCCCGGTCCATTCCCGCCAGCAAATCATCTCGGAGTTCAGGAGGGGCTTGGAGAGGGCCAAAGCCAACGGTGGCACGGTCAGGTTGGCCATCATCGACCACATCACCTCCATGCCCTCATTTGTCATTCCCGTCCGCGAACTGGTCCAGATTTGCAGAGACGAAGGTGTCGACCAGGTGTTCGTGGATGCGGCCCACGCTATGGGAACCGTGCCCGTCGATGTCAAACACCTCGGGGTGGACTTGTATGTCACCAATTTGCACAAGTGGTTCTTTTGCCCGCCTTCCGTTGCCGTGTTCTACTGTCGGAAATCGGCTTTATCCTCTCAGGTACACCACCCCGTGGTCACCCAGGAGTATGGAAACGGGTTGCCCTTGGAGAGCTCCTGGATTGGGACCCGGGACTACAGCTCGCAGCTGGTGGTGCCGTCGGCTTTGGAGTTTGTGAAGCGCTTCGAGGGTGGATTGGAGGGGATTATGAAGAGGAACCATGATGGGGTAGTCCAAATGGGGAAGATGTTGGCGGATTCATGGGGAACCATTCTTGGCTCACCCCCCAATATGTGTAGCAGTATGATTATGGTGGGATTGCCTTCCAGATTGTGTATTAACAGCGACGACGATGCTTCCAGGTTGAGGTCGCATTTGAGGGTTCATTGTGGTGTTGAAGTTCCTACTTATTATCATCATGCTTCTCCTGGAGAGGGTGAAGAGCAACTTCAAGATACATCACCCAGAGATAAGGACGGCTTCATAACCGGTTATGCTCGAATTTCTTATCAAGTTTATAACACGGTTGAGGATTATCACAAGTTTAGAGATGCCATTAATCAGCTTGTTGAGGATggaaaagtttgtaaatttcttTCAGCGGAATGA
- the LOC107426198 gene encoding protein transport protein SEC23 A translates to MANQAQPSIRYSVGVASSHPETQSSHPERSPVPPPSVSPGAHRFPPPKFQNDQIPSPSIQAPTTASPANGVKSGSPPPHLSTPPGPPVFSSPVRPAAVPFRASPSTPQPVAFSSGSSLPTSSPPHFSNGSVDLLHQTSDVTEDLTTVGEAPYVLFSAHKVLKQKKLANVPSLGFGALVSPGREISPGPQIIQRDPHRCQNCGAYANVYCKILLGSGQWQCVICRKLNGSEGEYIAPSREDLRNFSELSSPMVDYVQTGNKRPGFIPVSDSRMSAPIVLVIDECLDEPHLQHLQSSLHAFVDSLPPTTRIGIILYGRTVSVYDFSEESIASADVLPGEKSPTQESLKSLIYGTGIYLSPMHASLPVAHAIFSSLRPYKLNISEVSRDRCLGTAVEVALAIVQGPSAEISRGLITRSGGKSRIIVCAGGPNTYGPGSVPHSYSHPNYPHMEKTALKWMEHLGREAHRHNTVVDILCAGTCPVRVPVVQPLAKASGGVLVLHDDFGEAFGVNLQRASTRAAGSHGILEIRCSDDILISQAVGPGEEAHVDTHETFKNDSSLYIQMLSVEETQSFSLSMETKGDIKSDYVFFQFVIQYSNVYQADISRVITVRLPTVDSVSSYLESVQDEVAAVLIAKRTLLRAKNYSDAIDMRSTIDERIKDIALKFGSQVPKSKLYRFPKEISLLPELLFHLKRGPLLGSIVGHEDERSVLRNLFLNASFDLSLRMVAPRCLMHREGGTFEELPAYDLAMQSDAAVVLDHGTDVFIWLGAELAVDEGRSAAALAACRTLAEELTEFRFPAPRILAFKEGSSQARYFVSRLIPAHKDPPYEQEARFPQLRTLTTEQRTKLKSSFIHFDEPSTCEWLRSLKVVPPEPS, encoded by the exons aTGGCAAATCAAGCGCAGCCTTCAATTCGGTATTCTGTTGGTGTCGCTTCCTCACACCCAGAAACTCAGAGTTCTCATCCTGAGAGAAGCCCTGTTCCTCCACCTTCTGTTTCACCTGGCGCACATAGGTTTCCACCCCCTAAATTTCAAAATGATCAGATTCCTTCCCCTTCAATCCAAGCCCCAACTACAGCGTCACCTGCAAATGGGGTGAAATCTGGCAGCCCCCCACCTCATTTGAGCACTCCCCCTGGACCTCCTGTATTTTCTTCTCCTGTCCGGCCTGCTGCTGTGCCTTTTCGCGCTTCACCTTCAACTCCTCAGCCGGTTGCTTTCTCTTCAGGCTCGTCTTTGCCAACGTcttcccctccccatttttcAAATGGATCGGTTGATTTGCTACACCAAACTTCTGATGTAACAGAGGATTTGACAACTGTTGGGGAAGCACCTTACGTTCTATTCTCAGCCCATAAG GTATTGAAACAGAAAAAACTAGCTAATGTGccaagtttgggttttggagCATTGGTTTCTCCTGGGAGGGAGATTTCACCAGGTCCTCAGATAATACAACGTGATCCACATCGCTGCCAAAATTGTGGAGCTTATGCAAATGTCTATTGTAAAATATTACTTGGATCAGGCCAGTGGCAGTGCGTTATTTGTCGGAAACTGAATGGAAGTGAGGGTGAATATATAGCTCCAAGCAGGGAAGACCTTCGTAATTTTTCAGAGCTGTCATCTCCTATGGTTGATTATGTTCAAACTGGGAACAAGAGACCTGGTTTTATTCCAGTTTCTGATTCAAGAATGTCTGCACCCATTGTGCTTGTCATAGATGAGTGTTTAGATGAGCCACACCTCCAACATTTGCAGAGCTCATTGCATGCATTTGTTGATTCGCTTCCACCAACCACAAGAATTGGGATCATCTTATATGGTCGAACTGTATCAGTTTATGATTTTTCGGAGGAATCAATTGCATCTGCCGATGTGCTTCCTGGTGAGAAGTCACCGACGCAGGAGTCCTTGAAGTCATTGATTTATGGAACTGGCATATACTTGTCTCCAATGCATGCTTCACTGCCTGTTGCACATGCCATATTCTCATCACTGAGGCCATATAAATTGAACATTTCAGAAGTTTCCAGAGATCGATGCCTTGGTACAGCTGTTGAGGTTGCTCTTGCTATAGTGCAAGGGCCATCAGCAGAAATATCTCGAGGGCTAATCACTAGGTCAGGAGGTAAGAGCAGGATTATTGTGTGTGCTGGTGGACCTAATACATATGGTCCTGGATCTGTTCCACATTCCTACAGTCATCCAAATTATCCTCATATGGAAAAAACTGCATTGAAATGGATGGAACATCTAGGGAGAGAGGCTCATAGACACAATACAGTTGTTGACATTCTATGTGCCGGGACATGCCCTGTAAGGGTTCCCGTTGTGCAGCCTCTTGCAAAGGCTTCTGGGGGTGTTTTAGTTCTTCATGACGACTTTGGTGAGGCCTTTGGTGTAAATTTGCAAAGGGCGTCTACTAGGGCGGCAGGTTCCCACGGTATATTGGAAATACGCTGTTCTGATGATATTCTCATATCTCAAGCTGTGGGTCCTGGTGAAGAGGCACATGTTGATACTCATGAAACCTTTAAAAATGACTCTTCTCTTTATATACAAATGCTTAGTGTTGAAGAAACACAGAGCTTTTCACTTTCCATGGAAACTAAAGGGGATATTAAGAGTGATTATGTATTTTTCCAGTTTGTGATTCAGTATTCAAATGTGTATCAAGCTGATATATCAAGAGTGATTACTGTCAGATTGCCAACCGTGGATAGTGTTTCTTCATATCTTGAGAGCGTTCAAGATGAAGTGGCAGCGGTCCTTATTGCCAAGAGGACCCTCCTGAGGGCCAAAAACTATTCTGATGCCATTGACATGCGATCAACAATAGATGAAAGAATTAAAGACATTGCTTTGAAATTTGGGTCTCAAGTACCAAAATCAAAGCTCTACCGGTTCCCCAAGGAGATTTCTTTATTACCAGAGCTTCTATTCCATCTCAAAAGGGGTCCACTACTAGGAAGCATTGTTGGGCATGAAGATGAGAGGTCTGTACTTCGAAACCTGTTTTTGAATGCATCCTTTGACCTGTCTCTTCGGATGGTAGCCCCTCGTTGTCTAATGCACCGGGAAGGAGGAACTTTTGAAGAACTACCAGCTTATGACCTTGCTATGCAGTCTGATGCGGCAGTTGTCCTTGACCATGGTACAGATGTCTTCATTTGGCTG GGAGCTGAACTTGCTGTTGATGAAGGAAGAAGTGCAGCTGCATTGGCTGCATGCAGGACGTTGGCTGAAGAGCTAACTGAATTCCGTTTCCCAGCCCCTCGCATCCTTGCATTCAAG GAGGGAAGCTCTCAGGCTAGGTATTTTGTTTCTCGGCTGATACCGGCACACAAGGATCCTCCTTATGAGCAG GAGGCAAGGTTCCCTCAGCTAAGAACATTGACGACAGAGCAGCGGACAAAGCTGAAAAGCAGTTTTATTCACTTTGATGAACCCAGCACCTGTGAGTGGCTGCGAAGTCTCAAAGTGGTTCCCCCAGAACCTAGCTAG
- the LOC107426228 gene encoding probable polygalacturonase, which produces MKRSFALVDVLLVLALLCDRPWAASARGSSHSHCKGGDSGEIRPHSVTITEFGAVGDGVTLNTKAFQNAIFYLNSFADKGGAKLFVPAGRWLTGSFRLISHLTLWLDKDAVILGSQNSDDWPIIDPLPSYGRGRELPGGRHQSLIYGHNLTDVIIAGDNGTIDGQGSIWWNWFHNKTLNYTRPHLVEFIHSNAVLISDLTFLNSPFWTIHPAYCSQVTVQNVTILAPLESPNTDGIDPDSSENVCIEDCYISTGDDVIAIKSGWDEYGISYARPSTKIIIHRLIGETRSAGIAIGSEMSGGISEVHAENIQFFNCTTGIRIKTSPGRGGYVRNIFVSNMTLTDVNVAIRFTSHYGEHPDQFFDPSALPVIERITIKDVVGENIKFAGLLEGLEGDNFVNICLSNITFKVTSKSPWNCSYIQGYSDLVSPEICKPLKKRIYPEHHSDCYHLSNHLWSSNNQRKETQQPIA; this is translated from the exons ATGAAGAGATCTTTCGCT CTGGTGGATGTGCTTCTGGTACTTGCATTGCTCTGTGATCGTCCATGGGCTGCCAGTGCCAGGGGCAGCTCACACTCACATTGCAAAGGGGGCGACTCAGGGGAAATTCGACCTCATAGCGTCACTATTACTGAATTTGGCGCCGTTGGAGACGGTGTCACTCTCAACACTAAAGCCTTTCAGAATGCCATCTTCTATCTCAATTCATTTGCTGACAAAGGTGGGGCCAAGCTTTTTGTCCCAGCAGGTCGGTGGTTGACAGGAAGCTTCCGTCTCATCAGTCATCTAACCTTATGGTTAGACAAGGATGCAGTAATTCTTGGATCACAG AACTCTGATGATTGGCCAATCATTGACCCTCTACCATCCTATGGCCGAGGTAGGGAGTTGCCTGGTGGAAGGCATCAGAGCCTCATTTATGGACATAATTTGACAGATGTTATCATAGCAG GTGATAATGGGACCATTGATGGTCAAGGCAGCATTTGGTGGAATTGGTTCCACAACAAAACCCTGAATTATACACGCCCCCATTTGGTTGAGTTCATCCACTCAAATGCGGTTCTCATCTCAGATCTGACCTTCTTAAACTCACCATTTTGGACTATTCACCCGGCGTATTGCAG CCAAGTTACTGTCCAAAATGTGACAATCCTTGCTCCTCTAGAGTCTCCAAACACTGATGGGATCGATCCAG ACTCTTCTGAAAATGTTTGCATTGAAGACTGTTATATTAGCACTGGCGATGATGTGATTGCCATCAAAAGTGGATGGGATGAATATGGTATTTCGTATGCACGTCCCAGCACAAAGATCATTATTCACAGGCTTATTGGAGAAACTCGAAGCGCAGGGATTGCAATTGGAAGTGAGATGTCTGGAGGCATTTCAGAAGTTCATGCAGAAAACATACAATTTTTCAATTGTACTACAGGTATCAGAATAAAGACATCTCCTGGAAGGGGGGGTTATGTGAGAAATATTTTTGTATCAAATATGACCTTGACCGATGTAAATGTTGCTATAAGGTTCACGAGTCATTATGGAGAGCACCCAGATCAGTTTTTTGACCCAAGCGCTCTTCCTGTAATAGAAAGGATTACAATAAAAGATGTTGTAGGAGAGAACATTAAGTTTGCAGGCCTCTTAGAGGGTCTAGAAGGGGACAATTTTGTCAATATTTGCCTATCCAACATTACCTTTAAAGTAACCTCGAAGTCTCCATGGAACTGCTCTTATATTCAAGGATACTCTGACTTAGTTTCCCCAGAAATCTGCAAGCCTCTGAAGAAGAGAATCTACCCTGAGCATCACTCAGATTGTTACCATCTATCAAATCACTTATGGAGttcaaataatcaaagaaaag AAACACAACAACCCATTGCCTAG
- the LOC107426169 gene encoding uncharacterized protein LOC107426169 → MAEESTTTRPIRLMNFVSEDQLDEAKRTRGERVEDGTAQRDRPLYEILKENKDKRDAEFNERFKHRPPKSLDEDETEFLDKLELSRKEYEQQVADEEALQLRSFQAAVAAKSMIVHELKESPPVPVVQEQKSVGKKNPPARSLGMLIKVKPQPKRAKLDQGDVEEPSNAAKVPDVGIEKSSQPIATPNGGGADKWNDAAKTGLVSYSDESEEDD, encoded by the exons ATGGCTGAAGAATCTACGACTACGCGTCCTATCAGGCTTATGAATTTTGTTTCCGAGGACCAG TTGGATGAAGCAAAGAGAACAAGGGGTGAGCGTGTGGAAGATGGCACTGCTCAGAGGGATAGACCCCTTTACGAG ATcttaaaggaaaataaagacAAGCGGGATGCTGAGTTTAACGAACGCTTCAAGCACA GACCCCCCAAATCTCTCGACGAAGATGAGACCGAGTTTCTTGACAAGTTAGAGCTG TCAAGGAAGGAATATGAACAACAAGTGGCAGATGAGGAAGCTCTTCAGCTTCGAAGTTTTCAG GCAGCAGTCGCAGCTAAGTCTATGATTGTTCATGAGCTTAAGGAATCACCTCCTGTTCCAGTAGTGCAG GAACAGAAGTCGGTTGGGAAGAAGAATCCTCCTGCTCGTTCATTAGGCATGCTCATAAAAGTCAAGCCACAACCAAAAAGAGCGAAGTTGGATCAGGGAGATGTTGAAGAGCCTTCAAACGCGGCCAAAGTACCTGATGTAGGTATTGAGAAATCTTCGCAGCCAATAGCAACACCTAATGGTGGTGGTGCTGATAAGTGGAATGATGCTGCTAAGACTGGTCTGGTTTCGTATAGTGATGAAAGCGAAGAAGATGATTAG